The sequence below is a genomic window from Vicinamibacterales bacterium.
AGCACCAGAGCGCCGTCACCTACGGCAACCACTTCGCCAACGGCTATCTCGAGCGTGACTGGACCGGCGTCGGCGTCAGTCCGAGGTTCGACTTCATCATCATCCACGAGAGCGGCCATGAATGGTTCGGCAACGCGGTGTCGGCGGCCGACGTCTCCGACATGTGGATCCACGAGGGCTGGACGACGTATCTCGAATGCCTCTACGTCGAACGTCTCTTCGGCCGCGAGGACGCGCTGAAATACACCAACGGCTACAAGGCGAAAGTCAGGAACCGCGAGCCGATCGTCACCCAGCGCGGGATCCACCGTACGCCGTCGCAGGACATGTATTTCAAGGGGGCCCTCTTCCTGAACACGCTCCGCAGCGTCGTCGACGACGACGCCAGGTGGTTTGCGCTGATCCACGACCTCTTCCAGCACTTCAAGTACCAGAACATCCTCACCGAAGACCTGGTCGGTTTCGTCAACACGAGGCTTGGACAGGACCTGACGCCGGTGTTCGACGAGTACCTCCGGCGGGCCGAGTTACCGACGCTCGAAGTCGCCTTCAACCAGGCGGAGGGGACGCTGGCTTACCGGTGGAAGGCTGAGGAGCGCGGATTCAACATGCCAATCAAGGCGGGGCGGCCCGGTGCGTGGGACGTGCTGCACCCGACGACAGACTGGAAACTCATGAAAACACAGCTCAAACAAGACGAATTCCAGGTGGCGACCGATCTCTTTTACGTGAATGTGTCGATTTCCGCCGGTCCCCGCGACAAGTAGGCGGAGGGCTCAACAGCCATGAAGTATCTGTGCCTTATTTACGACGAGGAAGCGAAGCTGGCGGCGATGTCGAAGTCGGACGGTGAAGCGCTCATGAAGGAGTACTTCGCGTTCACGAATGACCTGCGCGGCAGCGGGCAGTACCTCGGCGGCAACGATCTGCAGCCGACCCGCAATGCGACGACCGTCCGTGTCCGCAGTGGACGCACGTCGACGACCGACGGCCCGTTTGCCGAAACGAAGGAGCAGCTCGGCGGCTATTACCTGATCGAAGCCAAGGACCTGAACGAGGCCATCCAGATCGCCGCGCGCATTCCGTCGGCGAAGCTCGGATCGATCGAAGTGCGCCCGATCCAAGAGCACAATATCTAACATCCGAGGGGCTTTGCCCCTCGGACTCCCCTACACACTCTCTCGCGCGCCGCTCGCCGGCGCGCTCCGTTCGCGTGGCTCGCTCGCGTGGCTCGCTCGCCCAGCAGCGATCAGCGGCCCATGAGGCATTTCGACGTCGCCCGCGCCGTCTTCGGTTGTAGGCCGGACCTTCAGGTCCGGCTTACGAACGGTCGCCGCAGCCACGCTCTGGCGAAGATCACGAACGCCTTGAAGCAGCAGGCGTCGCAGATTTTTCCGCCAGCGACGCCGGCGCTCAAGAAGCGGACGTGGTTGGCGTCCCTGCCGCAGAAGGAGCAGCGAAGTCGGTTCCATTCGGCGGAGTCCGGCAGCGGGGCGGCGGCGGATGCGGGGTGCGGCATGGTGAACTCCTCGGGGCTATAGTAAACCCGCCGTGCCGACGCCGACCAAGATCACGTATTTCAAGACTCCGGCGGACCTGCGCAAGTGGTTCAAGGCGAACCACCTGAAAGCGGAGGAGCTGTGGGTCGGGTTCTATAAGAAGGACTCCGGCCACGCGAGCATCACCTGGCCGGAATCGGTGGACGAAGCGTTGTGCGCCGGATGGATCGACGGCATCCGCAAGTCGATCGACGAGCACCGCTACACGATCCGCTTTACGCCGCGGCGCGCCACCAGCATCTGGAGCGCGGTGAACATCAGGCGGATCAGTGAGCTGGCTACCGAGAGGCGCGTGCTTCCCGCCGGCGACAAGGCGTTCGCGGCCCGGCGCGAGAACAGGTCCGGCATCTACGCCTACGAGCAGCGGCGCGATCGGCTTGAAGAGCCATACGCGTCGATGCTGAAGAAGTGCAGGCAGGCGTGGACGTTTTTCGAGGCGCAGCCGCCTGGCTACCGCAAGATCATGGGGTGGTATGTGATGAGCGCGAAGCGCGAAGCGACGCGGCTCGCGAGACTGCAGACGCTGATCGCGGCCTGCGAAGAAGGGAAGCGCCTGCGATGACCTGGTACGTCGCGTTCCTCCGAGGCATCAACGTGGGCGGCAACAAGATGGTCGCGATGGCGGAGCTGCGCGAGATGCTGACGGCGATGGGCTTCGCCGACGCCAAGACGCTGCTGCAGAGCGGCAACGCGGTGTTTCGCGCCGCCGCGACGCCGACCGCCTCGCTCGAAGCGCGGCTCGAGGCGGAAGCGAAGAAGCGTCTGGGCGTGACCTGCGACTTTCACGTCCGTACGGTCGGCGAACTGCGAGCGGCCATCGACGGCAATCCGTTGAAGGCCGAAGCGAAAAAGGATCCGAGCCGCATGCTCCTGATCCTCTACAAGCAACCGCTCGGCCACGCCGTCGTCGACGCAGCGCAGGCGGCGATCACCGGTCCGGAGGTCATCCGCTGCGACGGTCGACATCTCTATATGTACTTCCCGGACGGCCAGGGGAACTCGAAGGCCAGCGTGATCGTGAGCAGGATCCTGAAGGTGCACGGCACCGGCCGCAACTGGAACACCGTCCTCAAACTCGCGGCGCTGACGACCGGGACGTAGCCGCCGGATCCCTTGCGCGGCGCGGTCCGTCCGCGCCGGGTCTTGGATCTCGCCACGACAGCACGACCGTCGGCTACGTCGCCGCGGCTGTCGCGAAACCGGCGGCGGCGCCAGGTGGCGCGGCGAGCACGTCGCGCACAGCGTCGCACAGCGCTGCGCCGGTTGTGAGATCGCGCCGGCCGCCGGTGGCCATCAGCACCGAGTGATAGCCGAGCGTGCGGTAGCTCTCGAACTGGGCTTCGTCGAAGAACTGGTTCGCGGTCGTGTCGTGTGGGAACTCGGCGTCGGTCGTCGCGAAATTCCGCACGTCGATCGGCTCGTCGCCCGAAAGCGTCGCCTTGATGTAGAGAATCGTGCCGTCCGGCGCGCCTGGACCGTCGATGACGGAGTAGATGATCCGTCCGAGCGCCACGTGCGGATTCGCCGACCCCTGGCCCGCGCGAGTGATGTTGAGGTCGGAGAACAGAATCGGGATGCCCAGGTCCAGTCGGATGCGCCGGACCGCGTTGCCGAGATCGTCGAACGTGTACTGCGGATCGCAGCCCGCGTCCGAGACGACGATGTAGCGGCAGCGGCGGGAGACCATTTCCCAGAGACCGAGATTCTCGTAATGCCCGCCGTCCGACAGATACACGTACGGATTGCGGTCGGTGGTCAGCCCGAGCAGCTCGCGCATCAGCGGCTCGACGCTGAACACCGGTTCGCTGCTCTGCCAGCGCTTCTCGCTGTCGGGATTGCCGAACCACAGCCCAAGGCGCGCGTTGGCCAGCGTCAGCAGGAACGC
It includes:
- a CDS encoding YciI family protein, with translation MKYLCLIYDEEAKLAAMSKSDGEALMKEYFAFTNDLRGSGQYLGGNDLQPTRNATTVRVRSGRTSTTDGPFAETKEQLGGYYLIEAKDLNEAIQIAARIPSAKLGSIEVRPIQEHNI
- a CDS encoding YdeI/OmpD-associated family protein, giving the protein MPTPTKITYFKTPADLRKWFKANHLKAEELWVGFYKKDSGHASITWPESVDEALCAGWIDGIRKSIDEHRYTIRFTPRRATSIWSAVNIRRISELATERRVLPAGDKAFAARRENRSGIYAYEQRRDRLEEPYASMLKKCRQAWTFFEAQPPGYRKIMGWYVMSAKREATRLARLQTLIAACEEGKRLR
- a CDS encoding DUF1697 domain-containing protein, whose translation is MTWYVAFLRGINVGGNKMVAMAELREMLTAMGFADAKTLLQSGNAVFRAAATPTASLEARLEAEAKKRLGVTCDFHVRTVGELRAAIDGNPLKAEAKKDPSRMLLILYKQPLGHAVVDAAQAAITGPEVIRCDGRHLYMYFPDGQGNSKASVIVSRILKVHGTGRNWNTVLKLAALTTGT